CGCCATCGAGAGCGGGGTGGCGCAGATCACCATTCCTAACTGGGATGATTATGCGATTGAACTCAACAAACGCCTCGGGCTAGACAACCAGGTGATGCGCGTACTCGGCAGCAAGGCCCGCAAGGACCCAAGACGTATCGTATTTGCTGAAGCTGACAATCTTAAGATCCTCAAGGCGGCTCAGATCGCCTATGATGAAGGTATCGCCTTCCCTATCCTGCTGGGTGATGAGAAAAAGATCAAGAGCATTGCGCTGAGCAACAAGATCGATATCGACGAACTACCGATCATAGATCCACGCAGTGATGACCAGGAAGAAAAAAGAAAAGAATACGGCGAGCTCTTCTTCAAAAAGCGCCAGCGCCGTGGTATCAATAAATATGAGTCTGCCAAAATGATGAAAGACCGTAACTATTACGGTTGCATGATGGTGGAAACCGGCGAAGCCGACGGTATGATCTCGGGACTTACCCGTAATTATCCTGATACCATTCGTCCTGCCCTGCAGGTGATCGGCACCGAAGAGAATGTAAAGAAGATCGCAGGCATGTACCTGCTGCTCACCAAGAAGGGACCATTGTTCATGGCGGACACCACCGTGAACTTCAATCCCACTGCAGAAGAGCTGGCAGAGATCACGCTGATGGCGGCCAAGGAAGTGCGCAACTTCAACCTCACTCCGCGCATCGCATTGCTCAGCTATTCCAACTTCGGCAGCAGCGACAGCCCTGAAGCCAGACTGATGAGCAAGGCCCGCGAGATCATCAAACAAAAAGATCCCACCCTGATGGTGGATGGTGAAATGCAAGCCAGTGTGGCATTCAACCAGGACATCCTTCGCGAGAACTATCCGTTCAGCGAGCTGATCGGACAGGAAGTGAATACCCTCATCTTCCCCAACCTGGCTGCCGGAAACGTGGCATATAATTTACTGAAGGAAGTAGGTGGCGCCGATGCTATCGGGCCAATCCTGCTTGGACTGAAGAAACCAGTGCATGTTCTGCAACTGGGCAGCAGCGTGAGAAGTATTTATAATATGGCGTTGGTGACAGTGATAGATGCACAGCTGAAATGCGGCAAGAACCCGGAAGACGCAGTGAGGAAATCTCCCTGGTGGAAGCGGAACAAAAAGTAAGCTTGGCAATAAATCACTAATTTTAGCCGGTTATTGCTGTTGACACCTGTATAGAATTGTAGCTATGACGTTATTTACAGAATTTGGCCGTTACCTGCTGATGATCAAAGGCATGTTTTCCAAACCGGAAAATGGCAAGATGTATTGGAAAGAGCTCATGCACCAATGCGTTGAAATTGGCATTGGTTCATTGGGCATCGTGGTGATCATCTCTTTCTTCATGGGTGCGGTATCCGCACTCCAGACCGCTTACCAGCTGGTAAGCCCGGTGATTCCCAAGAGCACCATTGCACAGATCGTACGCGATACCGTGATCCTGGAATTCTCCCCCACCCTGGTTTGTATCGTACTGGCCGGTGTGGTGGGCAGTAAGATTGCCAGTGAACTAGGGAATATGCGTGTGAGCGAGCAGATAGATGCGCTGGAGATCATGGGCATCAATACCAAATCATACCTGGTAATGCCGAAGATCCTGGGAGCCCTGATCATGATCCCTTTGCTGGTAGTGATCTCCATGGCCCTCGGTATTTATGGCGGCCGTATTGCCGGTGTTGCATCCGGGGTACTTTCTGCCGCCCAGTACGATAAAGGTCTGCTTGGCAGTTACCAGCCTTACAATGTATTCTTCGCGCTGATCAAAGCCTATACATTCGCTTTCATCATTTCCAGTATTCCTGCTTACTACGGATACTACGTGGAAGGCGGGGCCCTGGAGATCGGGCGCTCCAGCACCAAGGCTGTGGTAGTGAGTTGTGTGGCCATCCTGTTTGCTGATTATGTACTGGCAGCACTGCTGTTACAATAAATTTCCCCGGCATGATCGAAGTAAAAAATCTAAAGAAAGGATTCGGTGATAAAACGGTCATCAATGATGTGAGCGTGGTGATGCAGGCAGGCAAATGTAACCTCATCATCGGCGCCAGCGGCAGCGGTAAGACGGTTTTCATGAAATGCCTGGTAGGATTGTTTTCGCCAGACAGTGGCGAGATCCTTTATGACGGACAGAATTTCACAGACATGGACGATGAGGCGCGCAAGGAAGTGCGTAAACAGATCGGCATGCTCTTCCAGGGTTCTGCACTGTTCGACAGCCAGACGGTAGAACAAAATATCATGTTCCCTCTCAATATGTTCACCAAAGACAGTTACCAGCAGAAACTGAAACGGGTGAACGAAGTTCTCGACAGGGTGAACCTGAAAGACGTCAATAAGAAATTCCCCGCCGAACTCTCAGGCGGTATGAAAAAAAGGGTGGGCATTGCCCGGGCCATTGTGCTCAACCCGAAATACCTTTTCTGCGATGAGCCCAACTCCGGCCTCGATCCGCAGACATCACTGGTGATCGACAAACTCATCAATGAGATCACCAAGGAATACAATATCACCACCATCATCAACACCCATGATATGAACTCCGTGATGGAGATCGGGGACCATATCATCTACATGCACAAAGGCGTGAAGGAATGGGAAGGAAGTAACAAAGAGATCATATTCAGCAAAAATGAATTGCTGAACGAGTTCATTTTCGCTTCCGAGTTCCTGAAAGATGCCAAGGACATGCGGATGCTGGAACAGACCGGCAAGATCGATAACAACAGGAATATGGACGACCTGATCAAATAACCCGTCCCTTCCTTTCCATCTTGACCCATTTCCCTTACTTTTGCCCAACTTTTAAATACCCGCTATGAGCATTTTAGTGAATAAACAATCCAAAATACTGGTGCAGGGCTTTACCGGTACGGAAGGAACTTTCCACGCTGTGCAGATGATCGAATACGGAACCAATGTTGTGGGCGGTGTTACCCCCAATAAAGGTGGTACAACCCATCTCGACAGGCCTGTGTTCAACACCGTAGCTGATGCCGTAAAAGAAACTGGCGCCAATGTTTCTATTATTTTCGTTCCGCCTGCATTTGCAGCAGATGCTATCATGGAAGCAGCAGAAGCAGGTATCGGCCTCGTGATCTGTATCACGGAAGGCATTCCTGTTCAGGACATGGTGAAAGCCAAACTGTACCTGCAGGGAACCAAAACAAGACTGATCGGTCCCAACTGTCCTGGTGTGATCACAGCGGGCGAATGCAAAGTAGGTATCATGCCTGGCTTCGTATTCAAAACCGGTAAGATCGGTATCGTATCCAAATCAGGAACTCTCACATATGAAGCTGCAGACCAGGTGGCGAAAGCCGGACTGGGTGTATCAACTGCAGTAGGTATCGGTGGAGACCCCATCATCGGGACCACTACCAAAGAAGCGCTCGAACTGTTCATGAACGATCCCGAAACTGAGGCCGTTGTGATGATCGGTGAGATCGGTGGCGGCATGGAAGCTGAAGCAGCACGCTGGTACAAAGAGCAGCCCAACAAAAAACCTGTGGTAGGTTTCATTGCTGGTCAAACCGCTCCTCCCGGACGCAGAATGGGCCACGCAGGCGCCATCATTGGCGGTGCAGAAGATACTGCTGAAGCCAAGATGACCATTCTTGCAGAATGCGGCATCAATGTAGTGAAAAGCCCCGCCGACATCGGCGCTACCATTGCAAAAGTGATCAAGAAGTAAGCGAAAGCTGAACCCGATATTGAAAAAAGGATGAACGCACTGTTCATCCTTTTTTCATGTACATATATCACGCCGGGCCGCTCATATACAGCCGTTGTTGAAAAATCTTCGTACATTCGGTTACTCCCGGCGCAGATTCCGCGCCAAGCTCCACTGTAGAATATCTCCATTTACTATCATTCCTTCTGCTGATCACACATTCGCAGATGTACACTTCGTGTCCGGATTTTCATTGCTTATCACTAATAACCTGATATATGAAAAATCGCTACACACCACTGTTTCTCTCCCTCTTCCTGGGAGCCAGTATCACTTTACATGCGCAATGCCCGCGACTGGCGGGAATTATGGTAGATGCCTGCGCCACCGGTAATACTGAAAGTCGTAATGAATTTATTTTCTGCGTGAATGGAAATACAAATTTGAATGTGGATGATCTCCGTTTTACCTTTCCAACCGGAGCTGCTATTGGCGCAGGAACAACAGACTTTGCTCCCAATACAGGCCTTGCCCCCATCGGCACCTGCCTGACTGTGCTGGATGATGGTGATGTGATCCCTGCCAATGCTCCTTTCATCATCTTCATGTCGAGCAATGTGGCGGTGGCTTACGACTTCAGTTCCTGGTGCACGGAATTTGGCCAGGTTTATCTATTGTACAAAACCAATCCGGCTCCGGTCCCTCCCGCTTTTCTGAATGAGACCAGTGTAGTGGGTGGTGAGCAACGCAGCGTAACATTCAATGTAAACGGCTCACCTGCCTGCGGCGCTACGTATACTTACGATGTTCCTGTGGGAACGGGCGTTTCAGTGGATGGCAATTTCTTTCGCTTCCCCGAGCCCACTGCAGGCGTGAGCCTGAGCCCTGGCTTTGTCAACAACGGATGCGCCTCTCCTCCCTTTGAGCTGCTGCCGGTTACCCTCGAAGGCTTTACCGCCAGTTACCGGAACAATAATGTGCAGCTCTCCTGGTCAACCGCCACGGAACTCAATGTCAGCCATTTTGAAATACTTAGAAGTTCCGATGGCATTCACTACGCCACTATCGGCACTGTTGCCGCCGCAGGCAATACATCTTCGATTACACGGTACAGTTATAACGATAATAATCCGTCTCCCAGCAGGAATTATTACCGCTTGAAGATCGTTGACCTGGATGGCAGTGCTGAATTCTCGAAGATCATTAGTATCCGCGCCAATGCCAGCGGCATTACCCTGAACAGTCTCTATCCCAACCCGGCCAATGAAGAGCTGGTGATCGAATGGAATGGGATCAGCAATCTGAAAACACAGGTATCGGTACGAAACCTTCAGGGACAGTTGCTCCAAACCCAAACAGTAACAACCCTTGCAGGCTTCAACCAATTGAAACTAAACACCAGTAAGCTGCCTGCAGGACAATATTTCCTCACACTTGATTTCGGCACAGATAATATGGTGCAATCATTCCTGAAACGATGAGGAACAGCAAAGTTGGACTGAACATAAATAAATTGAGAAGCCCCACGCATACTTTACGCTGGGGCATTCTCTTTTCCGCCCCACAGAGTGCCCTGTCGGAGCGGGGGTAAGGCAGAGCGGTCTTGAAAATAAAAGCGATAAAGCCTGGCTCTCCAATACAGCCCAATCCTCACCACAACCTCCAGCCTTCATTCTCCCGCGCCGGTTTATTTTCTCAACCGCAAAGCCTTACCCCTCCGACAAATTCCCCCTCCGGCAAAGGAAAAATCGTAAATTACAGTTACCCCCTCCTCCCTGGTCCCGCAACTAAATTTATTGTGTATGAAACATGTCTACCTGCTTCTCTTCATAGCATGTTACGCCCCCCTGATCCTGCCAGCGCAGCAATGCCCGCGCATTGTAGGCATCATGGCCAACGGATGCGGCACCGGCATCCAGGAAAGCCGTAATGAATTTATCGTTCTGGTGAACGGAAATGTGCCGTTGAACGTGAACGATCTCAATATCATTCTTCCCGGCAACGGCGCTATCACGCCCAGCAATGATGATGATTTTGCCGCCAATACCGGAGCAGTGCCTACCGGTGGCTGCATCTCAACGGTAGATGATGGCGCTATCATTCCGCCCAATACACCTTTTGTGATCTTTATGTCTAACCTGGTGGATGTAGTGTATGATTTTTCGTCACTTTGTGAACAATACGGCGCCGTATACCTGCTGTACCGGAACCTTCTCGAACCCCCACTGCCAACTTTTTTGAGCCAAAGCAACGCTGACACCATTAAAACTGTCACACTCGCGGTAAACGGTGTGGCTGCCTGTTACGCCAATTTCATTTGGAAGCAACAGGTAAAAGGTCAAAGCTCCAACGACGGCGATTTCTACCGGTTCCCGGAACCAGTAGATGGCAAAAGCGTAAGCAATGGATTTGTGAACAACGGTTGTGCATCCCCGGTACTGTACCAGAACTCGAACCCGCTATCCGGCTTCACAGCCACTTATGCAGAGCCAAGCGTACAGCTCAACTGGACCACCGCCATGGAGCTGGACGCCGCTTACTTTGAAGTGAACAGGAGCATCGACGGTTACAATTTTGCCAACGCAGGTACTGTTCAGGCGCAGGGAGCGGCAGGATCGGTTACCCGGTACAGTTATAATGATCCCGGGCCCGTACTCCGAAGAACTTACTACCGGCTAAGGGTCATCGACAGACAGGGCAATTCCGTCTACTCCCGGACCATCAGCGTACGCGCGGGGAACAGTGGCATAACACTGAACAACCTGTACCCCAATCCTGTCAGTGATGTGCTGATCGTTGACTGGACGGGCACCAACAGTGTGAAAACACAGTTGTCTATCCGAAGCCTGGGAGGAAAGATCCTTCAAACCAATACCGTAACCACTGTACAAGGCTTCAACCAGTACAGGCTAAACACTGCACAACTCAGTCCCGGCCAGTATTTCCTGAGCCTGGACTATGAGAATGATAACATAGTAGAGGTTTTCCTGAAGCGATGATTCGCTGAAGCTTAACCAGTCGGCAAGTCATATGGCCCCATGTTTGTACTGTAACAGCATCTCACATGGGGCCATAGGCTTTTTTTAACTTTTTGACGGTATGCAATCCTTTTTCATACCGCATCCCTTTCACGGAAATAAGAACCAGAACCATCGAAATTTGACGACCGGTAGTTCTGATTAGATTTAATACCTTGATTAAAATTTGAATGCATGTTGCTGAAAAAAATCCTGTTACTTATTCCATTATCCTTTTTATTGGTCCTAACCACTACAGCACAAAAAATGAATGCTTACGACAAACTATGGAAAAAAGTGGATTCCCTTCTCAACAAGAGCGGGCTTACTGAATCCGCACTCAAAGAAGTGAACCAGATCTATGCATTGGCCAAAAAAGAGAAGAATGAACCGCAGCAGATCAAAGCGCTTACCTATCGCATAGCACTCGACAGGGAAAAACAGGAATCGGAGCAGGCCGCTACTGCTGCTTTTGCCGCCTTCGATAAAGAGATCGCCGGCACTACAGGCAATACAAAGGCCATCCTGCAAAGCATTGCCGCAGCCAACTACTGGCAGTATTACAATAACCAGCGCTGGCGCCTCCGCAACCGCACAGCTACCGTTAACTTCGTGAAAGATGATGTGAACACCTGGTCAGCGGATGATTTTCATAAAAAGATCACCGAACTTTTCCAGGCATCACTCTCCAATGAAGCGCAATTGCAGCAGACAAAACTTAGTGGCTATGACGCCATCATCCGCAAAGGAAATGTACGCGAGCTTCGTCCTACCCTTTTCGACCTGCTGGCTCACCGTGCACTCGACTATTTCAAATCAGACGACCGCAATATCACCCGCCCGGCTTATCTCTTCGAGATCAACCAGGCAGAAGCACTGGCAGATGTGAACAGTTTTGTGTCGGCAAAATTCCAGACAAAGGATGAACTGTCCAACCAGTTCAAAGCGCTTCAGCTCTTTCAGCGCCTGCTGAAATTCCATCTCAACGATGCAAAACCAGAAGCACTGGTGGATGCCGATATCGAACGTATCGAATTTGCCAACACTTACGGCACCATGTCCAATAAGGATGAACTGTACAAACAGGCGCTGGAAAAGCTCACGGCAAAATATGGCCGCCAGCCCTTTGCAGCACAGGCATGGTACCTGCTGGCCAGTTACTATTCCGGCCTGGCAGGAAGGTACAATGCGCAGGCGGATACAGCCCATCGCTATGAATATGTAAAAGCAGTATCCATCCTTAACCAGGTGCTGGAAGACAAAACCCCATCTGAAGGAAGGGCCAATAGTTACAATCTCCTGCAACAGATCAAACAACCGGTCCTTGGACTGCAGGCAGAGAAGGTGAATGTACCCGCTCAAAACTTCAGGGCCCTGGCCACTTTCAGGAATATTTCCAATTTACAGGCGCGCATCATCAAAGTGAATGATGACGAGCTCGATGAAAACCGCTGGGATGATAAATACTGGAACAAACTCATCAAACAACCTGCATTCAAAACATTCGTGCAACGCCTGCCCGACACGAAAGACTATCAGCAACATACAACCGAAATTCCCATAGCCGGCCTTCCCGTTGGTAAATACATCCTCCTGGTAAGTCCCGATGAATTCTCCCTCACCAGGCCGATGGCAGCACAGCATTTCTATGTTTCCAATATCGCTTACATATCAAGTGAGCACAATCACCATGTATTGAACAGAACAACCGGCGAACCCATCGCCCGCGCTGCCGTTCAGATCTGGAACAGGTATTATGATTACAAGGCCAGCAAGTACCAGGACAGGAAGGGCGAGCAATTCGTAACCGATCAGTACGGCGCCTTCACCGTGTCCCGTTCAAAGACAAGGGATGATAACCAGTACCGGATCGAGATCAGTGCAGGAGAGGATCGCCTTGCCATCCAGGACTATCAATACAACGGCTCCTACAATCCGAATGACAATATTCAGAAAGAGACCAACAGCACCTTCCTCTTCACAGACCGCGCTATCTATCGTCCTGGTCAGATCATATACGTGAAAGGGATCATGGTGAACAGGAATAATTTGGGCAACAAATCATCCATCATCACCAATCGCGCCACTGTGCTGGACCTGATGGATGCAAACGGACAGAAGGTGAGCAGCATCCCCGTAACCACCAATGCTTACGGCTCCTATTCAGCCCGCTTCACATTGCCCACAGGTTTGCTCAATGGCAATTTCAGGATCGTGGACACTTTCACTAAATCCGATGTCAACTTCAATGTAGAAGAATACAAACGCCCGAAATTTGAAGTCACCGTTGATCAGCCAACCGGCACTTACAGACTGAATGAAACCATTACCGTGGAAGGAACTGCCAAAGCCTATGCCGGCAATAATATCGACGGAGCCAGTGTGAGCTATCGCGTAGTTCGCCGGAATATCTATCCTTTCTATGATTATTATTTGCCCAAGATCTGGCCTCCCGGCAGAATGGATGAAGTGGAGATCACCAATGGCACCACCACTACAGATGCCAATGGTAAATTCAAGGTTAGCTTCAGTGCATTACCGGAAAGCAATGCAGATAAAAAATCGATGGTCAGGTTCATTTATCAGGTAAGCGCAGACGTTACTGATATCAATGGCGAGACCCGAAGCGGCAATACCAGCGTGAGCGTGGGTTTCCAGGCTTTGGTGCTTAGTGTGGATGCTGAAAATGAATTGCCTGTTGACAGTCTTGCTACTATCCGGGTCAACAGTACCAATCTCAACGGCGCATTCGAAAAAGCAACCGTAACACTGAATGCTTATCCTTTGCAAGCGCCCCAGCGCCAGTTCCGCAGCCGTTACTGGGAGCAACCCGATGAATTTGTATTGACGGAAGAAGAGTACCATCGCCTCTTCCCCAATGATATTTATAAAGATGGGAACCAGCCATCCAAATGGCAACGCGGCGCCAGTGTACTGAACATTACAGACACAACCAGCACCGATGGTAAATTTGCTACAGGCAAACTGAAACTGCCCGCAGGATGGTATGTGATCGAAGTGACCACCAAAGACAAGTTCGGAGAAGAAGTGAAAGCACTCAAATACCTGCTGCTTTCCGCCGCCACTGATCTCCATCCGGAAGCCTACTTCGCCATCGATTCGAAGAAACAGCCCTATGAACCGGGACAGACCATTCAGTATACCATCAAAACCAACCTGGGCAAGGCTTTCATCATTCGAGACCTGGTTCGTAAAGATGAAAAGTATGTAAAGGACTTCATCACCCTCACACAAAACAAACAATCCTTCACCATTCCCGTTACCGAAGAAGACCTCGGTAATATTGGCGTAACGATGGCTTTTGTGAAGAACAACAGGTTCTATACCGCCAGTGACATGTTCGCAGTTCCTTACAGTAATAAGGAACTGAAAATAACATACGAAACCTTCCGCGATAAAACGCTTCCCGGCAGCCAGGAAAAATGGAAAGTGAAACTGAGCGGCTCGAAGAATGAAAAAGTAGCGGCAGAAATGCTAACAGCCATGTATGATGCGTCCCTGGACCAGTTTGTGGACCATAGCTGGAATAAGCCTTCGCTCTATCCACAGCTTTATATGAACAAATACTGGAACGGCCGGGCCAATTTCGCATCTGTTCAGGCAGACAGGAAAAATATCAATACAGACTATCAAAGTTTCCGCAAGGAGTATGATGAGCTGGAAACGGGAGTTGATGTAAATGGATATTTCGCGGGAGTTGGAAACGAAAGACTGATGTACATGCGCAGTGCCGCGCCGGCAGCAGCAAAGAAGGAAATAACGCTTGCAGATGGCGTCCCCGTTGCACTTGAGGCGAGTGCAGAAGCAGGCAACAGCAAAGATGAGGCTTTTGCTCTTGCTGATTCAACAAGCAGCAAATCTGCTCCTGCTCCTTCACCATCCGTTCGCACCAATCTCAACGAAACCGCCTTCTTCCTTCCAGAGCTTCAGACAGATGCCGATGGCAATGTTGAATTCTCATTCACTATGCCTGAAGCCCTCACCACCTGGAAATGGATGATCATGGCGCATACCAAAGAGCTGGCCTTCGGCTATAGCACCAAGAACATTATCACTCAGAAGGAGCTGATGGTTCAACCCAATGCGCCCCGCTTCCTTCGCGAAGGAGACCGCATCGATTTCAGCACCAAGATCGTGAACCTGAGCGGTAAAGAGCTCACCGGACAGGTACAGCTGCTGCTCGTCGATCCATCTACCAATCAATCCGTGGACGGCTGGTTCAACAATGTAATGCCGAATCAGTATTTCACAGTGGCAGCCGGACAAAGCACGCCCGTGAGCTTTTCCATGCTGATCCCTTATCAATATAACCGTCCGCTTACCTACCGTATAGTAGCTGAAGCCAAAGGCGGAGAGCAGAGCCTTTCCGATGGAGAGCAAGCCATCCTGCCCGTAGTGAGTAATCGTATGTTGGTCACCGAAAGCCTGCCACTCCCGATGCGTGGCAATGGCAGCAAGGATTTCAGCTTTACCAAATTGTTGCAGAGCGGTGGCAGCGAAACACTGGGCCATCAATCCCTCACTGTTGAGTTCACCACCAATCCTGCCTGGTATGCAGTGCAGTCGCTGCCCTACCTGATGGAGTATCCTTACGAATGCGCAGAACAATTGTTCAATCGCTATTATGCCAATGCACTTGCCACCAATATCGCCAATTCAACCCCAACATTGAAAGCCACTTTCGAGCGTTGGAAGAATGCGGACACCAGCGCCCTCCTGAGTAACCTGATGAAGAATGAAGAACTGAAATCAGTACTCCTGCAGGAAACGCCCTGGGTATTGCAGGCGCAGGATGAAACCAAACAGAAGAAACAGATCGGTCTGCTCTTCGATATGGTTCGCATGAGCACCGAGCTGCAATCATCCCTCAATAAACTGCTGGACCTCCAGAGCAGCAATGGCGGATTTGTGTGGTTCAAAGGCGGTCCTGACGACCGCTATATCAGCCAGTACATCGCAACCGGCATCGGCCGTTTAAGGCAGCTCAATGCATTACCGAAGGATGCGGAAGGTATCACCGGTTTGATCGAAACCATCGTTCCCTATCTCGATAAAAAAATAAAAGAGGATTACGATTACCTGGTGAAGCATAAAACAAAGCTCACTGATAACAATCTCGGCTATACGCAGATCCAGTATCTCTACATGCGCAGCTTCTTCCCCGAGATCAAGGTTCTGGCTGCCAGCAAGACTGCCTACGATTATTATCGCAAGCAATCGCAGCAGTTCTGGCTGAAGCAGAACCGTTACATGCAGGGCATGATCGCCATTGCGCTGAACCGCACAGGCGATAAAACTGTGCCCAAAGCCATCATGGCTTCCCTGAAAGAAAATGCGATCAGGAACGAAGAGATGGGCATGTACTGGAAAGAGACCAATACTGGTTACGGATACTACTGGCACCAGGCGCCAATCGAAAAACAGGCACTGCTCATCGAGGCATTCAAGGAAGTAAGCAACGATACAAAAGCAGTGGAAGACGCCAAAACCTGGTTGCTGAAACAAAAGCAAACACAGAATTGGCGCACCACCAAAGCCACTGCCGACGCGGTTTACGCTTTATTGTTGCAAGGTAATAACTGGCTCGCATCAACACCGGAAGTGCAGGTTACACTCGGCAGTCAAACGCTCCGCAGCAATGAAAAGAACCAGGAAGCAGGCACCGGATACTTCAAGGATGCGATCGAAGGCAGCAAGGTGAAACCTGAAATGGGCAATATTAAAGTGACCGTGAGCAATGCAGCCAACAGCGCCGCTCCCAG
This portion of the Pseudobacter ginsenosidimutans genome encodes:
- a CDS encoding alpha-2-macroglobulin family protein; this translates as MLLKKILLLIPLSFLLVLTTTAQKMNAYDKLWKKVDSLLNKSGLTESALKEVNQIYALAKKEKNEPQQIKALTYRIALDREKQESEQAATAAFAAFDKEIAGTTGNTKAILQSIAAANYWQYYNNQRWRLRNRTATVNFVKDDVNTWSADDFHKKITELFQASLSNEAQLQQTKLSGYDAIIRKGNVRELRPTLFDLLAHRALDYFKSDDRNITRPAYLFEINQAEALADVNSFVSAKFQTKDELSNQFKALQLFQRLLKFHLNDAKPEALVDADIERIEFANTYGTMSNKDELYKQALEKLTAKYGRQPFAAQAWYLLASYYSGLAGRYNAQADTAHRYEYVKAVSILNQVLEDKTPSEGRANSYNLLQQIKQPVLGLQAEKVNVPAQNFRALATFRNISNLQARIIKVNDDELDENRWDDKYWNKLIKQPAFKTFVQRLPDTKDYQQHTTEIPIAGLPVGKYILLVSPDEFSLTRPMAAQHFYVSNIAYISSEHNHHVLNRTTGEPIARAAVQIWNRYYDYKASKYQDRKGEQFVTDQYGAFTVSRSKTRDDNQYRIEISAGEDRLAIQDYQYNGSYNPNDNIQKETNSTFLFTDRAIYRPGQIIYVKGIMVNRNNLGNKSSIITNRATVLDLMDANGQKVSSIPVTTNAYGSYSARFTLPTGLLNGNFRIVDTFTKSDVNFNVEEYKRPKFEVTVDQPTGTYRLNETITVEGTAKAYAGNNIDGASVSYRVVRRNIYPFYDYYLPKIWPPGRMDEVEITNGTTTTDANGKFKVSFSALPESNADKKSMVRFIYQVSADVTDINGETRSGNTSVSVGFQALVLSVDAENELPVDSLATIRVNSTNLNGAFEKATVTLNAYPLQAPQRQFRSRYWEQPDEFVLTEEEYHRLFPNDIYKDGNQPSKWQRGASVLNITDTTSTDGKFATGKLKLPAGWYVIEVTTKDKFGEEVKALKYLLLSAATDLHPEAYFAIDSKKQPYEPGQTIQYTIKTNLGKAFIIRDLVRKDEKYVKDFITLTQNKQSFTIPVTEEDLGNIGVTMAFVKNNRFYTASDMFAVPYSNKELKITYETFRDKTLPGSQEKWKVKLSGSKNEKVAAEMLTAMYDASLDQFVDHSWNKPSLYPQLYMNKYWNGRANFASVQADRKNINTDYQSFRKEYDELETGVDVNGYFAGVGNERLMYMRSAAPAAAKKEITLADGVPVALEASAEAGNSKDEAFALADSTSSKSAPAPSPSVRTNLNETAFFLPELQTDADGNVEFSFTMPEALTTWKWMIMAHTKELAFGYSTKNIITQKELMVQPNAPRFLREGDRIDFSTKIVNLSGKELTGQVQLLLVDPSTNQSVDGWFNNVMPNQYFTVAAGQSTPVSFSMLIPYQYNRPLTYRIVAEAKGGEQSLSDGEQAILPVVSNRMLVTESLPLPMRGNGSKDFSFTKLLQSGGSETLGHQSLTVEFTTNPAWYAVQSLPYLMEYPYECAEQLFNRYYANALATNIANSTPTLKATFERWKNADTSALLSNLMKNEELKSVLLQETPWVLQAQDETKQKKQIGLLFDMVRMSTELQSSLNKLLDLQSSNGGFVWFKGGPDDRYISQYIATGIGRLRQLNALPKDAEGITGLIETIVPYLDKKIKEDYDYLVKHKTKLTDNNLGYTQIQYLYMRSFFPEIKVLAASKTAYDYYRKQSQQFWLKQNRYMQGMIAIALNRTGDKTVPKAIMASLKENAIRNEEMGMYWKETNTGYGYYWHQAPIEKQALLIEAFKEVSNDTKAVEDAKTWLLKQKQTQNWRTTKATADAVYALLLQGNNWLASTPEVQVTLGSQTLRSNEKNQEAGTGYFKDAIEGSKVKPEMGNIKVTVSNAANSAAPSWGSVYWQYFEDMDKITHAATPLNLQKKLFVERNSDRGPVLQPVNEGDILKVGDKIKVRIELRVDRDMEYVHMKDMRASCMEPVNVLSGFRYQGGLGYYESTKDASTNFFFGYLRKGTWVFEYPMFVTHTGNFSNGITTIQCMYAPEFTSHSEGVKVVVEK